Part of the Macadamia integrifolia cultivar HAES 741 unplaced genomic scaffold, SCU_Mint_v3 scaffold_179A, whole genome shotgun sequence genome is shown below.
ATATAATACATGTATTCATATGAGAGCTCTAGTTCAGTAAGAGCATATTCATCAACTTGTTAATGTTATTGTGtagaagtgatttttttttgcttggaaGTAGTGTTGATGCCCATTCTTTTCTCTGCCTATTTATCTACTGTTTTCATTACACCTTTGTTGTtgtcattttttcccctttattttatataatttttggattttcttgcATGCataagtttttatttattttgtatcaTGATTATATCTTAATACGCAGATCAGACATGGAGAAGCTGTTGGAATAATTGGCCCTTCAGGCACTGGGAAGTCTACAGTGCTGAAGATTATGGCAGGTCTCCTTGCTCCAGACAAGGTATTGCACTCTTACTCATGGGGAAACAATGTAGGGGTTCTTGGTATTTTCATTAATATGGAGTAAACATTAAGttcagaatatatatatatatatataattcactAAATGTTCAAAAAATGAATGTTATATAGAGTTCTGACCAATACTTTGATTCTTACTTGACTAAGAAAATGAACTTActgaaatatatttttaaatggaGCATCTGATCATTTTAAGCCAAATTTGTTGTGAGCAAAATTTAAACTCGAATTTAAATTGTCATGAAACAAGTGAAGGAATACTTGGTCAACGTACCCAGAAGATTCTTCGAGTTTAGGGTTCTTATAATTTGACACATCTCCTTTAATAAGTGTCCAGATCTATTGTTAAATAGTTCCAACCTAAGTgattacaacaacaactcagccttatcccaactaaatgggattggctacatggatctgatcAAAGATagcaaaaagaaagtaaaagtaaaaggaaaggaacGCAACACAACACAACAAATCAGAACAATCTCACTTAAACAGGGTCGGTCACATGATTTCTTCTCTCCAATCagatctattcgaggtcatacttgggagaaaacctaaactatgcatgtctttcctcactacttctcttatggtcattttaggcttgcccttagctattttagttccttcaatctgaatcagatcacgcCTCCTTAATAGTGTATCTCctggcctccattgaacatggccataccacctcaaacgactttctagGAGCTTATCACGAATTGGGGAAGCTCCCAAATTAGTtataatatggtcattcctttatccttcctagttttgctgcaCATCTATCTCAACAATCCACATCTCTGCTACTCATAActtatctatatgacacttcttaatagCCCAAACATTTCACTCCGTACATCATTGTCAGTCGAATCACTGCCGTATAGAActtttctttaagctttaaacGAATACGTTGGTCACACAATACTTTGGACGtgcctctccacttcatccgtCCCAccttaattctttgtgaaacatgaTCCTACCTAAGCTATTAATAGGAACAAAATCAGCTGGGACAAATTATCCAAACTGTGTTTTCTCTTTTCATATCTTTATTTGAATGAATGGAAGAAGATGGCTTTTAAGCGTAAAAAAGTAATGTGTAGATTAGATTTTTGACATATCTGACCATGTTGTGTTTTGTTTATGACTGCACACAAGATTTTTTGGAAttgttttatgtgttttttttttctttgggggttGGGAGGGGTTGGATTTTGACGGCTGGTGAAACTAGAATATATCGACAAAATTTTGCCAATTTTTGGTGTTGAAGTGTTAAATGCTGTTTTTGGTGCAACCCACATATTCGTTTGTCCTGATTCTCCAAAAATGAAACAGACGGTGACTTACTATACCCCCAGTTTGTGCAAGGGTTCTGGAATCCAGACAGCAGATGTTCCCACTATtagatacttaaaaaagaatgtGGATGCTGAtcgaaaaagaaaatcaataaaTAGTATAATTTGGATACAGATTCTCGATTCTACAAATTTGATACTCTTATACTGGCCTGCTTCTCGTTCTTGTGTGGCATTGGTTCTTTCGGGCTGAGATGTACTCTACTACTCAGCTATGGTAATGGTATGGATCTCCTCCTAATTGTGATGGATTGATATGCATCAACTGTTAGAGATTATAGTTATGTTgctctaagggtagtttagtcattatgttttattttttccctttttccttcttaGGGAGGTATGTATAATTTCTTGTAAATATGtgagtgaagtaatatattaaTGTTAGTGAGATTTTTTACTCAACATTTTATTCCACTATACCATCGcctcctctcttctccctcttctacttcttcttctccaactcttttCTCATTGTTCTTCCTATTCCATATATTcaaacttggtatcagagctgtaaGGTTGGTTTGAGAGTCAAACTACtagtctccttccttcttctcttctctttggaaccctaggttacaaaagGGTTCCAAGGAAAGGGACTTCTATGTGATAAGATTGAAGAAAACTTGAAAGAGGCATGCGAGGAGACCATGGAGACACCAAGGGGAGTTTTCCTTTGAAGAAAGAGGCACTTGAAGGTTGCATTAAGCAAAACCAGTCCTACGTAAGCTCACCACCAGCCCTGGAGTgttttctctcattctctctcatcTGATCAGCTTTGGAGCTGAAACCAGGCTTATTTGGATCGCCCTAGGGTGTATTACCACCACTTGTGGTTTCGCTACAATCCTCCTTAAGGTGTGCAACCACAACTTGATTTTTTCACTGAATATAGGGTACCACCAGCCctgttttttgggttttttgtcTCTGAAATGTTGTCTGTGATGCTTTCGATTGCTATGTGTTTGTAAGGTATGATGTTTAGGGCTATTGAGTTCTTATGTTATGATCCTACACACTACACCTTGAAGAGGGTAGATGGTGTGAATTTCCTTGAAGTATATGCTTGGTTTGGctactggaatttttttttttttggcttcagGGAAAGCATTTTTGGGTAGAGTGTGTAATCCCCACCTTGTGTGATCCTTTCTCTACAATATGTCTGATGATAGTGGACTTGGGGCCCTCTTTGGAGATATTTCAAAAGTGCATTGAGTGGTTCCACTCATCATACCCTTATGGTTTTTGATAACCCGAATACTCAAATTtctattgtgaagttggacaacACAAATTACTTGGATTGGGCtcattctgtgaagctttccttgTGGAGTAGGGGAAAGCTGGGGAATGTTACATGTACCATTAAAGCTCCAAACCCAAATGACCCATCATATCCAAAATGGGAGATTGAAAACTCCATTGTTATGACATGGCTATTTTTTCTATGAAACGTGAGATTGGACAAATGTTTATGAGGAAAGAGACTACTAAGGATATTTGGGAGAGtgttcctaaaacttttgaCCGTGTGGGTGACTCGGCCAAAGTGTATCAACTACTTCAAAAGGTTATTGCTAGGAAGCAAGGGAATATgaccatttctgagtactacaaTACTGCCATTAGTCTTTGGGAAGAATATGATCACTATAGGGATCTCCAACTGTCCAATCTTGAagatgaagctaaggtttatCGAACACTTGAAAAtgagcatttttttattttacttggtGGTTTGAATCCCAAGTATGAGCCAATCCGAATATAATTTTTGGGCCTGTCTCTTCCATCTCTTAATGAAGTGTGTAGCTATCTGCAGAGTGAGGAGACCAGGTAGGTGGCCATGAACCTGCCTCTCCTCTTGAGGGGTTAACTCTTACTACTAGCTCTCATCGAGATTAGCGTGGACCTCGGCCACCTCATGGAGATGACAAAcgatgtgatcattgtgggaaatcTTGGCACGCGAAAGAAAGTTGCTGGGTTCTTCATGGTTGTCCTCCTGGCATACAGGGTGGATCTAGTGGTGCTCATGGTGGACGTAGTGGGGGTGCTAGAGCCTACAATGTTCAGACTGAGACGGATACTGCAGAATTTGCTCCTAGCATACAGGCAGAGCACAGTTCCCTTACTAGAGAGGATATTGCTGCATTCCATAGGGTCATGTCACAGCTGGGGGGGTCCATCATCTTCACTTATAGTGCTAGATTCCTCAGTTTCAGCCTTGTAGGTTTCCTCATCTGCCCCTTTCACAtctccatcttgggttattgattctggTGCTGCGGACCATATGACTGGTACGTCCTATAATGATACGTACTCTATTTGTTCCGGTAGAGATAAGGTCAGGGTTGCCGATggctccctttcctccattGCTGGTAAATGTAGCATTTCTATTACATCTTCTATTTCATTTGATTCtgttcttcatgttcctaaCCTTGCCACTAATCTATTATCTGTGAATCACCTAACAAAATCCCTGAACTATTGtgtcactttttttccttctcattgtctctttcaggatttggtgacaaagaggattattggcagtgggtGTGACCGCTTGAGGAGAAAGGGCTTTACCTACTTGAACCTCaatcaccttttttggctacAGCCCAGTCCTATGTGTGTGGAGTGTGGACGTACTAATAGTAGTTCTATGGACTCTGTGATGTTGTGGCACCAATGTTtaggacatccatcttttgttattatgaggaaacaattacctcatttatttacttcttttcctagTTCACATGTCTTTCATTGTTAATTATGTATTTTTGCCAAACATTGTCGGtcttcttatccttatcatggtaatagatctattgttccttttcacattgtgcactttgatgtttgggggccCTCTACTACTACTTCTTTACTTGGTTTCTGctactttgtttcatttgttgataATTTTCCCGTACCACTTGGATTGTTTtgatgaagcataaaagtgatgtgtatgatgcctttaaaattttttatcatatgatATGTACGTAGTTTGACACCAAGATTAAAATTGTTCATTCTGATAAGGgggagtatatgtatggtggtTGGTGTTATCCATCAGCTAGCTGGTGTTaacacaccccaacaaaatagGGTAGCTGAGAGAAAAAACTGCCATTTGTTGGAAGTTAGTAGGAGTTttctctttggcatgcatgttcctaaaacttttttgGTCTGATGCACTCCGTATTGCTAGTTTTTTGATTAACTGTATTCCAACAAAACTTCTTGGCTCCAAAACACCATTGGACACTTTGTCTCCgtagtcttcttttttctctcttccccccaaagtgtttgggtgtatcTGTTATGTCCGTGTTAATAAGTCGTCTCGGACTAAACTGGACCCCAAAGCTCTTAAATGTATCTTTTTTGGCTATTCTTCCACTACCAAGggatacaagtgctatcatccttcttctagacgaaggcttctctctaaagatgtcaccttccttgagtctgCACCTTTTTTTGCACCTCATCAGCATCATTTTTAGGGGAGAATAATGGAAgtgaaaaggctactgatgaaatcccttttctttctccattgcctATCTCTCAttttatgcttgacattgggaaacacaaaaaggtggatattattgatgttggtgatcattcaagaggtggTTTAGGTTCAGGTAATGAAAAGGCAGCCattgtgtacacaaggaggaacaagaagacctgccaagagtcctccTTGAATCCAACTCCTGAGATCCACCCTCCTCAATCAGGTAATATCCTTCCTCATTagagttagatcttcctattgctattaggaagggaaagagagcttgtactaatcctatagcccagtttgtttctTTGACCCTCTCTCCCTTACAAGTGTTGCATTTACTATTGCTCTCTCATTTGTTTCTATTCACAAGAATGTTTCTGAAGCTATGTCTGACCCAAAGTGGAAGCAAGCTATGattgaggaaatgatggctcttGAGAAAAATTGTATTTGGAAATTGGGTTGACCTTCCAAGGGGGAGAACTCCAGTTGGATGCAggtgggtctacacaatcaaATACCGGTCAGATGGTATTATTGAGAGGTATAAAGCAAGGCTGGTGGGAAAATGATACAGTCAAGTGTATGGcattgactatcaggagacatttgctcctgtggctaagCATAACACCATAAGGGTTCTTTTATCTCTGGCAGCGAGTAAGGATGGGCCATtgtatcaattggatgtgaagaatgactTCCTACATAGCGATTTAGAAGAGGAGGTGTATGTGCAAACTCCTCCTGGCTTTAACTTCCCTTCAGTTACAGGAAAGGTGTGTCTTCTCAAGAAGGCCCTGTGTAGTCTTAAACAATCTCCAAAGGCATGGTTTAAAAGGTTCAGACAGGCCATTTTGAAGAATGGCTATTCCCAAAGTCAGACTGACCACATTTTGTTCACTAAGCGTGGTAGTGGCACCATTACAACcctgattgtctatgttgatgacattgtagTAACTGGAAATGACAGAGCTGAGATAGCCAAGCTGAAGAACTACTTAACCCAACAATTTGAAATTAAGGATCTAGGACCCTTAAAGTATTTCCTCGAGATCGAAGTGTCTAGATCcaagaagggcataaatatatACCAAAGGAAGTTTTTTAGACCTATTGAAAGAAACGGGAATGTTAGGTTACAAACTTgtaagttctcctattgagcagaatcataagctggGAGAAGATGATGGCCCTTCTCTTATTGATGTAGGGAAATATTAGAGGCTAGTTGGGAAGCTTATTTATTTGTCCTTGACTCGTCCagacattacttatgcagtgggcgtggtgagtcagtttatgcatgctctcAAGAGTGGCCACTTGGATGCGGTTTACCATATTCTCCAATACTTGAAGTTCTCTCTAGGAAAATGACTACTTTTTGCTAAGCATAACCACAAGAGGATTGAAGGCCTTACTGATGCAAATTGGGTTGGTTCAGTCTCTGATATGAGATCTATCTCAAGCTATTATACCTTAGTAGATGGAAACCTAGTCACATGGCGGAGCAAGAAACAACCTATGGTGGCTCGATCTAGTATAGAGGTAGAATTTAGAGCTATGACTCATGGAGTGTTTGAGCTTCTCTAGCTGAGAAGGCTGGTCCAATAGTTGGGATTTGATACTGAGGCACCTATGAGACTttattgtgataacaaggctgtcataagtatagcccacaaTCCTGTGACATGATAGAACAaaacacatagaggtggacagacacttcattaaagagaagattgacttTGGTTACATATGgacaccttttgtgaggactggaGATCAACTGGttgatatcttcacaaagggtcttCATCAACTGGAGATCAGCTGGCTGATATCTTTATCATCAGTTTATTTCTCTGCTGTCCAAACTGACAatgtatgatatttattctctcgcttgagggggagtgttagagatacTATTTATGTTgctctaagggtagtttagtcattatgttttatttttcccttttttcctccttagggaggtttgTGTAATTTCCTGTAAAtatgttagtgaagtaatatattgaTGTCAGTGAGATTTTACTCACAACATTCTATTCCACCATACCATtgcctcctctccttctccctgatggagggccggcaagggtagggaagaattccctgagatgggtctcagagttgcaggggagagggagaaatagcactaagaaaggggggggggaaggagaatCGCTCACACAATCCCGTAGGCTTCACaaatactcaattcatatttttttcaatctGACTTGTCtataaataaaagacataaaatagaaactcaactgaaataagaaactgccctaaacaaggaaacaaattgcaaatcaACTCTCTAAATCCTACGTGTACCTaacttgctaaaataaagtgaataaaataaaatcaaagacaatcttcctaaataaagtaaatttctaaaatcctactagacccaaaaccaatatggatctggttcatccCTATTTGGAAACCCAGATGGATATGAACTACTCCACGGATGCACATCTGCATCACTCCcacttctacttcttcttcatctccaactCTCTTCTCATTGTTCTTCCTAATCCACATATTGTTACTTCAACATGAGCCAAGTGTCAACCTATCAGCGACATGATACCTAGTCGTTTACTTCACTTAGCAGGGACCCTTGTGTTTGAGTGATGGTCTAGTTAGTTGTTTGCTACAGGTGCAGTGTAGGAGCTAAGTTGCTGGATAGTGGCCTAAGATATTactttcttgttttttgaaataaCTGTCgaattttttccccaaaagataaaatcatttttatctgGGATTGGAATCTCTCTTTCTCGCTTCTCCCCagtcaaaaattttttttttctgggtttgtTTTTTCCTTCTACCTGAAACATGCTTTATTCCCCTTTTGAGCCTTGATCAACAATAACTATTGAATATTTGTAATGTTTAGAATTATAATGAGCACAGTCTAAGTTTGATTTCTCTTGCCTAACTGAAATCTCAGTCATAGATGCATTTCATACCCCCCATCttttgatgaataaaaatatgcaccatagttatcaaggcgtcgcctaggcatccaggcggttCAGCCTGGACTGGCACCTTGGTCACCTAGGCGATGCCTAGTTGGTGTCACCTTGATTTTCTTCCATCCTCTGTCGCCTCGGGTCTCCTTACGCCTTGATAACCTTGATATGCAGTCTCTGGGTTTCCTAACTACTCTAACCTACATGGCTACATATTTTTAGATGTTTGAACACTCTCTACTTCTGATGCAGCACCAACGCCAAAGGTCTACACGAGAAGGACCAAAAAGGTTGACCCAAGTGGCTGATTGGGTCGACCAGATCTGGCCTAAGatagcccacgatttgggctagTGATGGGGGACATTAgatattatttagtttctaattttagtcaTATATTTAGTCTCTAATTCATGTCTtaagtagtttctaatttcagtttatatctagtttcttttttacaatctcagttttagtaactacatgtaATTAGTTTTAGTAACTCAAATTTAGTAATTTCTGAGTTGCTATTCTttgtaccccccccccccatcattattataaataaagaggagggcaGCAATATAGCCGACGAttcatgtttaaaaaaaaaagactcttgTTGCTGCGGCTGGTTTCCATGGCtgctccttgtgtttgatcaaggcctagggaCTGGTGTTTGATTTAGTCAACACTTTGCGGTgagaagtccgagtgggttgttattatttctggttttctttattgGATTATCTTCTTCAACAGAACAGGTAAGTAACTGAGTAACTGAGCCTTCTGCAGAATTTTCTGGGTTCTggatctctgttttttt
Proteins encoded:
- the LOC122071045 gene encoding protein TRIGALACTOSYLDIACYLGLYCEROL 3, chloroplastic-like isoform X1 — encoded protein: MLTNIVSTANSSFLPLNHFGGTSRSARLLIPSRRSLGSCSSERKIVCACTAPPRKWPDGFSGVKFNDSSSQEKDSPAGENLSMAREVEDDSDVLIECRNVYKSFGEKHILRGVSFKIRHGEAVGIIGPSGTGKSTVLKIMAGLLAPDKDLVTKRIIGSGCDRLRRKGFTYLNLNHLFWLQPSPMCVECGRTNSSSMDSVMLWHQCLGHPSFVIMRKQLPHLFTSFPSSHVFHC